A stretch of Linepithema humile isolate Giens D197 chromosome 3, Lhum_UNIL_v1.0, whole genome shotgun sequence DNA encodes these proteins:
- the LOC136998498 gene encoding uncharacterized protein: MMEHNSVKINTAFNGEFIAGDKTAVKTIATKNQEIYPTSDLNEWYTKHVVDVIQASLEEFQERDSGWALSRILNLTINVNKLNPLRAGCHIELPRKIMLKKAVVNVKSNDNACFAWAVVAALYPTKRNSERTIEYPHYSTVLNLCGIEFPVTLPQISKFEKLNTISVNVFTTQDSKIVPLRLTDDKKEKHVNLLYVCKNNDAHFACIKNLPRLVSSQLSKHTHKMYICDR, translated from the coding sequence ATGATGGAACACAACAGCGTCAAGATTAACACCGCGTTCAACGGGGAATTCATCGCGGGCGACAAGACTGCCGTGAAGACCATCGCCACGAAGAATCAAGAGATATATCCAACATCTGATCTAAACGAGTGGTACACGAAGCATGTGGTTGACGTCATACAGGCATCTCTGGAGGAGTTTCAGGAACGTGATAGCGGATGGGCGTTGTCACGTATCCTGAACCTAACAATCAACGTCAACAAGTTGAATCCTCTACGCGCGGGATGCCACATCGAGTTACCGcggaaaattatgttaaaaaaggCGGTGGTCAACGTGAAATCAAATGATAATGCGTGCTTCGCGTGGGCAGTCGTCGCCGCTCTATATCCGACGAAAAGAAATTCGGAAAGGACGATAGAATACCCACATTACTCGACGGTGCTCAACCTGTGCGGCATAGAGTTCCCCGTGACGCTTCcgcaaatatcaaaattcgaGAAACTGAACACCATCTCCGTCAACGTCTTTACCACCCAAGACTCCAAAATCGTCCCTCTGCGGCTCACCGACGACAAAAAGGAGAAGCACGTCAACCTGCTCTACGTGTGTAAAAACAACGATGCACACTTTGCGTGTATAAAGAACCTGCCGCGGTTGGTGAGCTCACAACTGAGCAAGCACAcacataaaatgtacatttgcgatcggtaa